Below is a genomic region from Rosa chinensis cultivar Old Blush chromosome 5, RchiOBHm-V2, whole genome shotgun sequence.
TTCCAgtttttttcatgttttctgaGGGACCTATTACAAAATCTTCCGTTTAAAGTAGTTTTAAGTTTCATTTTGGTTACATATCTGTGAAATTTCCGGAACGACTTTGCATGTTCCGAAATCGGTGAAATATAGGGTTTCTGGTTCATAATTGAGAAAATCTGATACGAATGTTGTTTGTCGATTCTAAACTGTTAATTTAGATAAAATGAGGTGTGATTGAAAGCCTATTGTGGAGTCCTAACCATAAAAGTTGTAAAATTAGTGCCCCCTAGTAGACTTCgtattgggggccaatgatcactgctttattcattgacggactgaaaactgctattccAAAGTAAATGTAGTGTTAAATTGCAGTAGTCGATAAATGAATCAAATTGTGTGGTTTGTGTCAGTTTAGTGGGGGGTAGCAGACATATTATTGACCATCATAATGTGGGATTTTAGacattaattgttgttttgagtgtgaataacttctataaactatgaaacataggaagcggtgtaatgtttgatgCAAATTGTGAGGTTTGTgtcagtctagtggggggcagtagacatatTATTGACCCTCATAATGGGGGTTTTTAGACATTAACTGTTGTTTagagtgtgaataacttctatagTCTGTGAAACATAGGAAGCGGTGTAATGATTGatggtctattagggggcagtagacacattagtgtcacccaataatgtctttcttaggagacaatcatcatctcttgttgattataaaatgatcattttggttttctttgtgataaagtgcaatGCACTGTGAATCCTTGAAATTGGTCTAAGTTTTGATGGTTTAGTGGgcggcagtagacacattactgcccccccaataatgtcttcatacgGAATCAGAACCCTTctcttagctattttagaatgatcattttggttttgttttggtgtAGAATGGGTAGACCAAAATTCACCTTGATAAGTGACTCAGAAGAAGATGACCGGAGTTCAGATAATTGTACTGAGACAATGTTTAACCAACCCCTGCAAAAAAATATTGTCGAAATCAGAAAAAGGAAGCGACAACAAGCAGAACAGATTTCTGATGAAGAATCTGCTGAAGAAGAAGTCAATGAAGATTCAGGACGATAGACTGAAGATGAATCAGAATCAGAAGGTGAACAGATAACGAAGAGGTTTGTAATCAAAACAAGACAACAACCAAAAAGGAAACCAGTTCAAGAGGAAGAGgattcagaagaagaaaaaacaaagaggaagaaagccaagaagcaaaagaaaggGGCAATGAAAAAAGAGCAGAAAGAAAAGATTGAGTGGAAGCAATAGAAGTGCACGCTCAGTGCATTATGGAGAATGGTCAACGCACACAAGGATAGAATACCAgacaaaacaaaagagattttgagGGGTACCGACTTTGGTGAAATGATGGAACCGTTCTGGCAGGACAAGATAACCGAGATCCAGCTCCACAAGCATGAAGCGGACCTGGAGATACTCATGAGGCACTTCGACCGCACAAACAACAAGTGGAAGTTTGGGGATGTTGTTATGGAAATAACGGAGGAGGATGTCATGGCTTTATTTCACCTTCCGGCTGAAGGAGAAGTGTTCAATGTGAACAGGAGGGTGGTAAGGGAAGAGACGGAAGACTCCCCAATATTTGGTAGCCCTTTAAAGAAGCAGGCTGTCCTCAGAACAAGGTGGAATCGAAGCTGGTAACTGAGTTGACAAAGCCTGCAAAAGAGAAAGATGCCAGGAAGATAGCCGTGCTAATGATCACATATCTATTCAGCACATTCTTCTTCACCCAAACCGGTGCTCAGATCACATGGGATATGGTCACCGTATGTGAACGGATTGAGAACATAAACATGTACAACTGGCCAAGATTAATTCTGAACTTCTTGATGGAAGGGTTACAAAAGTATAGGAGGAACAGTCCATCTGTTTTGAATGGATGCCTTCTTCTTATCTATTACTGGTTCCTTGAGAAGACCAAGACAAAGACCTGGATACCTGGAAAGCAGAATGAAACTCCACGATTCATCCGATGGTCGATAAAGGAAATATTTAGCCTGGAGCAGATGTACATGAACGAGAACTTAGCCATGgtaagaaaattacaaaaacattacatctatgttcttttcaatgtttACTACACATTATTGACTGGTTAAATGTAACAGGATCTGATAAAAGCTGGACCATGGTCTGCGAAAATTAGACTGGAAGACCTCGAGCTGGGTGATGAGGTGCAGGACACACCAAGCTTTGACAACTGGGTGAGTGGCTCAACTAAGCTTGTCTGCTGCCAAtaattggggggcaatagatacaTTATTGAGACCCAGTAATGTGTTGACCCAGTAATGGGCCAGTAATAGATACCTTAAACAAAGCCTATGAAGTGAATAACTGATGTTTGTTGGTTAGATTTTAAAACATTGAATTGTTTACATGGAGATATGAGCTTTTATGgtagtctactggggggcaataatattattACTGGCCCCCAGAGAACACATTATTGGGGACCAATAACTTGATGGTTTTGGTTCTATTTTTTGCAGGTACCCCAGGCAAGCCAAgcggaagaggaacaaaatgaAAGGATGACGGGGAATATCAAGGAACTAATCAGGGAGATGGAGACAGCCATTGGTGAGACAAAGCCCACAAAAGAAATGGACGCAAAGCTAGGAAGGCTTGCCAAAGCAAATGAGGAACTGAATGCGCAGAATAAAGATCTATGGGGCAAGCTGAAGGTTACCGATGAAAGGATTAAAGAGCTGGAAATTGAAAAGAGGGCAAAAAATAACCTCATCAGGGCGTTGTACATCCGGCTTGAAAAGGAGAAAGGAGAGGTCCCCCCACCACAAAGACAACTTGAGATAGTTCCTTTCATGCCGAAAGTGGTCCCCCAAGATGAAGTTGAGGATGAAAATCCAAACTTTGGACCAAGCGTCGGAGAGGAAACCCATTATGCAACCAGTGTGGGAAAGTCGACGGACATGGTGACGTCAGCGTTTCCTATTGCACAGGAAGTACctgaacaagaagatgaaagcCGTTTTCAACCGGGGCAACAAGAACATGGGAATGAAGAGGAAGCTCGATAACATCATAAGGATTATTGCTGAGAAAGAAGTGATGGCATTAGttggaaaggaaaaacataAGGAAGGGACCCATGCCGAACAGGAACAACAGAAGAAAACTCCGGAGATACATTCTATAGTGAAGAACGTGAAGACATACCAGAGGGCTGCCAAGAAGGCTAGAGAGAAGGAGTGGGAGTACGACACTCCGGAAGAAGCAAAAATGACGAAGCGAGCTGCACCTAAGAAAGCAGGAATCATGCCGCAAGCCCAgggaaaatttcaaaacaaGATTAAGGTTAAGGGAGTCAAATGCGATAAACAAACATGGAGGACACTGGACCCAGCAATGGCAAGGCACTATCAAGACTTCTTCAACGTTGTTGTGAAAGAcacttaagtacacagcctAGTTTAAAATTGGTGTAACAATTCAATTTCCGTTTTTCATACTGATAAAATCTGTATTGGAATCAAATGTTTCTGTTTGAATAGGACCGAGTACTGGATCAGCAGTGATCTTCTACGCCGGATCACCAAGCACGACCTAAGAGTAATCATCCAAGTGGGGGACATCGAAACTGACGTAAGTCTTTCAATGAAAGGCTCCATTTAATGATTTATCGGGTCCCAATATAatgattactgccccccagtaaaatcatcaattcatgcaattttcctttctcttgttCACTTATAATGTTCTGATGAAAAATCCACTTACCCAATTTGCAGGTGATCCGCGTTTATATTGAGCTGTTGAAGTTTGATGCAGAAAAGCAAAATGCGCAAGTGGGATTCCTCACAGTAGACGCAGGGGTAAGTAGCCTAAACCAAATAcattgagttatgtgtttattGGAAAGCAACACTGTGTAAAAGGCTGAATTATGGAGTACTCTTTGTGTTTATTGGGGGCAGTAATCATTCTACTGGGGGCAGTAAAGCGATTATTGCCCAATTTTTGGTACTGAATATATATCATTTTGTGTTTTGAAGATGTTCTGTTTATTTCTTTCATATTGAATGAAAATCAATTGTTCTATGTCGGTCTATTGGTGGCCAGTaggcatattattgcccccccccccccactaaACAATTGaaacttgcaccagtttcaaggataatttttagttttaactTGAATTAACTTGGTTACGTTCTTTATACGGTACTATGCTATAAAGTATGAACAGTCCAAAGAACAAGATGAGGACACTAGACCTTTTGAATGTGGTGTCGAGACAATGATTTATGAACCCCTGTGGTCAGTCTTCCGTTTCAAAAAGGTGCTAGTACCAATTCACCACACCACAAGCATGCACTACACCTTGCTGGTAATTGACAATGAAAAAAGGAGCTTCAGTCATATGAATTCATTGAGGCCACCAATAGATGAATTCACCAATAAGGAGAAGTACCACCTGAATGCAGCAAGAGTGGTATGTAGtaattccacaagtgtagtctTATGTTTTCAATACTGTTAGCATGCTTTTGTTGAACTAAAATTCTATATCTGCAAAAAACAGGTAAAGCACATAAAGAAATTCATACATGATGTGGAGAAAGCCAAATCCAGATGTCACTCGAGAAAAATGCAAAGGCAAAGATGTTAAGGAAAACCTGATTATTGTTGAAGAAGCAATGACCGAGGAGGAAAAACAAACCAGGAACTGGATCTTACAGAATAACGTTATGGAGACAGActatgaactctatgaagaCTTTGACTGCCCGCAATAGAACCCATCATCCTAAGTACATTAAAGCAAACTATTTGTCCTAATAGTTGTGTAACATTTGTCGTTGCTGCCTACATTCCTAAACATAaattatttttacttctttACAGTGGTGATTGCGGGCCCTTTATGCTCTATTACATGGAGAGCATTATAAATGGCATAGAACCAACCAAGGAAAGTGGGGACAACATGAGGAAAAGATTGCTTGAGAGGTTCATGCACCTACTATTGGGAAGAAAGTGAGGCATGAGATTAGATATAACATATTTAGACATGTAGTTTTCGTATCTGAAGAGTAGGGATTGTAAAGTTCTCGTACTAGCCTAATCttcaaactatggtgaaatgAATCGCATTATTGGATGATATAATATACTGTTGCTGACTTCAATTCGAAGCAGGCACTTTACACAAATGCTCCAAAGTAGACATGTTACTACCTCCCAATAATTTTTGTTGTTTAGGTCAGAATACTATTGGGCCCCATTAATATTTAAGAAGATGGCCAGAAGTATCTCAGTTGGTATTTAAATTTGTTGGCAACATTTGTAAAGGGTTTCAAATTACTAGGTGTCCTTGAAAAGATGACATTTCTGGGGGGCAGGAATTTGTTTATTGGCCTCCCAAAAACCAACTGTATGCACTCAAAAACAGCTCAAACCTATTCGAAAATTGACTTCAACTATATAAAAGCAACTGCAATAAACCCAAAAGTATAATTATGTATTCTGAAAAGAATAATGATTGTTTGAGCCTGAATATACAAGGAGTCCTTGAATTGATGACATTATTGGGGGCCACTAatatgtttattgccccccagaaACCACCTGTAAGCATTAAACTTGTTGGAAAATTGAACTTCAGCTATGTAAATGCAATTTTAATCATCCCAACAGTAAGAATCTGAcatctgaaaagaaaaatgattatttgagccttaatataaacaattactggcccccaataaaccaattactgccccccaatagacaaatTCAAAACCTAAAAACTCTTTAAAGAAACATATACTACTGCTGAACGAGAGGTTCAGTGCAGCTCAACTTGTTATGAGTGCCCATTTTGCCACAACGACCACAACGAATCAGCTTCTTTTCAACCTCTCCAACCGacttgaaccgcttcaccctaggcctcccGGGGGGCCTCTTCGCAAGGGGAGGTAATATACATTCAGAAGCAGATTCCGAAGAAGACATATCAACATTGGTTATCGGACGGATAGGAGAACTGTAGCTCTTCTTGAACATATCAACATGAAAGTACTtatcaatataatcatataCATTTTCAGAAGCAGTTTGTAATGCAGCAGGGCTGTGAGGACAAGGAAAACAATTGATCTACCATTTAACACATGAACATGCATGATCGGAAATGTTGACTATATATGAAAAGTCAGACCGAACCTCATAAACTCCAGGGCTTGAATAATGGTCACTGAAATGACGAGATTTCTCCATCTGCACCTTCAACCTTTCCTCCATTTTGAGAGTTAGTTCTGTGGTCCAACGTTCTGCCTCTTCCCTCCTTTTACCCGCCATCtccatttgtttaattcttgtCTGGTCCAGCATACAATAGACTGGCATTAAACGCTCAATTGCAATCCAAGAATTAAATGATTCAGCAATCCCATtagccataattccatatcGGCAGCTAGTATAAAATGCACAGCACCAATTTTCCACAGGCAATTTAGCAAGAAAAGGGTCAATAATATCGGCACCACCAACTGCTCTAAGCAACCGCAAATTGAAACGGTATTCCTTTTGTGTAGAGGAATATGCAACCTTAAAAAACTTCTACTTAACATCTTCTATCAATTTTGAATTACCTTTACCCCTATATTTACCGGCAAGGTTCGCCACCAAGTGCTTGTAACAAAACAGATGAGGATTACCAGCAAATACCTTATCGAAAGCACTCAACAATCCAACACCCCGATCACTAATAAATGTGATAACTCTTCCTTGAGGTTCAAGCAGACTCTTCAAATGCTTGAAAAAGAATGTCCAGTTTGCATCTGTCTCAGAATCACAAAAACATATGGCTAGAGGGTAGAAACCTGCATAAACCAGATCACAGGAAAatcagtctactgggggccaataatgttgtTATTGCACGACAGGAAACTATCACAACATCGCACAGCAATGTAAAAATGATATCTATCACAatgaaagaaactaaaacaagaaatatTAAGCACACAGATGAAACTATAAAAAAAGCCAATATTACTGGGGGCCAAAAATAAATtagggggggcaataaacaatACAGTTACCTTGATTCCCATTCCTTCCAGTTGTAGACAGAATCTGCCCCTTGTAAATGCTTTTACCAAACGTtccatcaacatacaacacaGGCAAACATAATTGGAAGCCTTCTACACAACCTCCGTAAGCTACGAATAGCCTCTGAAAACGATTTGTTGatggttcaacttccaacacaaaagaagaGCTGGGGTTACTCTGCAAAACAGCTTTCTTATACCAAGATAACTTGCTGAACGTGTCAGCATCAGAACCATAAATCGCTTCCTTGGCCCgatgctttgctttcaaggcAACCTTGTAGGAAATATCAAACCCATATGTTGATTTGAACTTGCTCATAATCTCCCTTGGCTTCAATGAAAGATTATAGCTAACATCAGCAGCAATGCAAGTCTTGACAACCTTGGATCCCAAAAGCTTGTGCTTTTGAGTCCTAACTACACCCTTGCAAGTGTGAATATTATTCAACTCTATTATATAAAGGCAACCATTGGCAGATGATGAAAAAGCACGAAGATGCCAATCACAACCTTCGGTTCCAACATTTGCACAGACTGCATGAATACGGTCCAAATCATTTCTCAGGAATACAAACTCGAAGCCAACTGCAATTGCTTACTTTCTGAGCTTCTCACGGAGCTCAACAGCACCATGAAACTTATCCCCGACATGATGAATATAAGAACTCCACTCATCAGACAAATACGTCTTGTGAACTTCAGTCCTGAATGCCTCACCCAAAtaatcatcttcatcaataACTTCCGAACCACTATCCATCGAACAAGTTGTCCTACAACCTTCCCCAATCTTTAAAACTAAAATATCGATACACTCTAACCGATGTATTCTAGCAGAGCAAAACAGCATCTGGAAATCACGATCGTTACgaagaaaacaaacttcacaACCTGGAACTGAATACTGAAGCTCAATAATATCACTTGGGAAAAACTGGAATGTACGGAAAATGTCTTCATACAACTCAGAGTAGCTCATGCATTGATTCAAAGGAATCATATAACCTTTGCCAGAGTAAAGGCACCTAGCAACCAGAGGATCAGCCATAGACTTGAGAAGAAAACACAGGGGAACGAATCTATTATTAAACCTAAAacacatattactgccccccaatgaTTTAATCAAAACTACCAAAACGAAATAGAAGCAGTACCAAATTACTTTTAAAATAATGAAAAGGATAACTAGACAACAATTACAGCGACTTAATAACACATAAAAACATTACTGCCCAACAATACACACACTACTGGTCCCCAATAATATagtcaaaacagaaaaaacaatTTGGAAGATGTAATAAATAGCAATGCATTCAAATAAAGCATCAGTAAGCAACAATTCGTACAAaaaaattcctaaaatcaaacagATTAAATCAAGCTAAAAGCCAAACAGATTAGATAGAGccaaagaaacaaaagcaaaccGCAGTGGAGGAACACAAAGAGCATCTCGATCTCGATCCATGTGACAATCGCAgcagattttctctctctatgaaTCGTAAATCTTCTACCACCAACTCTAAATACAAATCGCAAGAGCTTCACACACCGAAATCGCCGGAAAGCTTCACAAACCGGAACTAGGGAGCTTCTCTCTCCTGTCTATAGAAATCCcacagctcctctctctctctaaaatgatAGAGCTCCACTCTAAAAAAACagggagcttctctctctacaaaTCCAGCCgatcctctctctctaaaatcggAGAGCTTTGCTCCCTAAATCACGTTTCTGTTACGATTTGAAAGCGTTTCAGTTATAGAGGGGCAAAAGCGTCaagaaaattgaataaaacaGGCACGTGTTGAAAAGGTTGGGTAATTGGGgtttaaaaatgaaaactgttgattaagtgggcaatctcttagagtgtttggttAAGTGGGTTTAAATGTcgccaaaattgggtaaatgatcatttccccaaataattaatcatgtggtataaaaaaaaatattcagacaaaaaaaatgtggtacaaaaaatacagcaaaaaaaaacattaaaaaacaattttttttttttgagaataaaaacaaatgatttctttttctttttttttgcacagctaaaatagaaaaaaaaatacaaaatagtTCGAGGCATTTTTTTATTGaatagacattaatttttgaaactcaagtttgattaagaaatgtatatttagttaagatttatagagtgattaaatcatttaaatgactaaattttttattttaaagataataatttgtttgcaaattatatgagtgaggttatttgaggaagtttagtgaggtttagtgagtaaatttagtatttgaaaaattgataagaggtgtaaaaagcatagaggtcaagtgagtaaatttggaggttccaaaagaaaaactcTTACCTCTTTAGATGGATCAAAACCTTCGTATGAATACCCATCTAGAATATCTATTTGATTGGATAATGAAGTTGAACAACTTGACAATTCTATAATACAGGTGTAGAAATAAGAAGAAAGTGATCagaataaaggagaagaaaagagacaaGATATAGGGTGTAAAAAAATGATGGTAAGGTATGATCATTTTATataagttataatttttttaatgacgATGCATCAATTAAGGGTTTTGTTGTGCTGATGACATATTATAACTGATATGGTTTTTATGAATACCAAATTGATTGAAAAATAACATTAACTCTCAATTTATTGATGCATAAATTACTGATTGTTTTGAGTAATATTGTTATGGGTAAATTTGGTATGTGAAAAATTAGAAGTTGACCCATCATGCTAATATAGGAAAGTAAGCTGATGTGGATGCTTAGTCACTAgaccgcaattaacaaaatTTGTCTTCCAGATTACAATCAAAACAAGTTATGGTTTTTGGACTTATATATGGATTTAAATGGATTGTAAGTGTTATATAAGAGTAGTTGGtgaatttttttggtttttgattgggGGTGAGGTGGTATGTAAACAAGTTAGTAACACACTCATTCAATCAGTATTTAGACAAGAATTTTGGAAGATATATCAGTAAATGCATACTAATCCCCGGACTCCCCTCCGTAGGCGCACGAACTCAAAGGTCTCTAGTACTtgctggatttttttttcttcttttttatgaaattattaAAATATGAGTTATTATTGAAAATAAGAAGCAATTATTTATTGCTCCGTATATTAAGATGTTTATTTGGTACAAATAGCAATGTGAAACATTATTTCCTCATCAGGTGATGTAAGATCCTCTACAAGTTCACAGTCTAACGGTTTTGTCAAATCAGTCATTTTCAGTAACTTGCATtgaagttttggttttggtattcAATTAGGTAGGATAATATTTATATCACTAAAGGAGTTATCGTCAACTTGCGAATGTTAAATTACGTTTGTACGTTCACACTCACAATTGCAAAATAGGTATAAATAATGGATTGTTGTTGATAATACATATCACAAAAATATATGCATTAGTGTAGTAGCTAGCCATGGATTCAAAGGTATTTTGTTTCATGTTTCTAACACTCTTCCCAATCTTCTCAACATCAGAGCCTTGGGGAATTATTTTTCCACCTGTAAATGAAGATGGTAAGACATACCAAAGATTTAATGGTCAAGCTTATATGTGCAAGGAAATAGGGCCAAAGTGCCAATATTGGTTATTAAGTGGTGAAGCAAATAAATATTGTAAAGCAGAGTGCAAAAAGAAAGGGTACCCCGAAGCTGAATGCACCTCTACCGGG
It encodes:
- the LOC112203081 gene encoding uncharacterized protein LOC112203081 is translated as MADPLVARCLYSGKGYMIPLNQCMSYSELYEDIFRTFQFFPSDIIELQYSVPGCEVCFLRNDRDFQMLFCSARIHRLECIDILVLKIGEGCRTTCSMDSGSEVIDEDDYLGEAFRTEVHKTYLSDEWSSYIHHVGDKFHGAVELLCANVGTEGCDWHLRAFSSSANGCLYIIELNNIHTCKGVVRTQKHKLLGSKVVKTCIAADVSYNLSLKPREIMSKFKSTYGFDISYKVALKAKHRAKEAIYGSDADTFSKLSWYKKAVLQSNPSSSFVLEVEPSTNRFQRLFVAYGGCVEGFQLCLPVLYVDGTFGKSIYKGQILSTTGRNGNQGFYPLAICFCDSETDANWTFFFKHLKSLLEPQGRVITFISDRGVGLLSAFDKVFAGNPHLFCYKHLVANLAGKYRGKVGGADIIDPFLAKLPVENWCCAFYTSCRYGIMANGIAESFNSWIAIERLMPVYCMLDQTRIKQMEMAGKRREEAERWTTELTLKMEERLKVQMEKSRHFSDHYSSPGVYEVRPAALQTASENVYDYIDKYFHVDMFKKSYSSPIRPITNVDMSSSESASECILPPLAKRPPGRPRVKRFKSVGEVEKKLIRCGRCGKMGTHNKLSCTEPLVQQ